The following coding sequences are from one Oncorhynchus kisutch isolate 150728-3 linkage group LG23, Okis_V2, whole genome shotgun sequence window:
- the usp20 gene encoding ubiquitin carboxyl-terminal hydrolase 20 isoform X2, translating into MSDLGDICPHLESIGEVTKEDLLQKSKGTCQLCVAGGPNLWACLQSECPYVGCGESFSDHSTLHAQTKKHSLTVNLTTFRIWCYVCEREVFLEQRPAVVSAMSATHTPHHCKAMDNQDAFHQPVSHHRPLKAVPIAVAEEEGSESEEDDLKPRGLTGMKNIGNSCYMNAALQALSNCPPLTQFFLDCSGLVRTDKKPALCKSYQKLISELWHKKRPSYVVPTSLSQGIKLVNPMFRGYAQQVGASSQQDTQEFLRCLMDQLHEELKEPLAEFGRGGEGDERRDGSDRSPAEDEFLSCDSGASSDRGEGGGLGEAGLLIQDECGGARVGGTGGRSGTGGPISEKERLKEKRVLGSPLHGGSQEMDEDADVDTAAAEKGALERGAEEEEGTPPRPQSPSQSQTQGQMQSSNTPEPDNEASMQQRPQSRPCSPVRTVQELQPKLSSSPPRSSTLRSAGPTYSFKKAQLILGAKKKKQSLYRSVISDIFDGSILSLVQCLTCDRVSTTVETFQDLSLPIPGKEDLAKLHSSIHQNIPAKTGVSLDVYGSQGWITYIMDSIRRFVVSCIPSWFWGPMVTLEDCLAAFFAADELKGDNMYSCEKCRKLRNGVKYCKVLQLPEILCIHLKRFRHEVMYSFKINSHVAFPLEGLDLRPFLAKDSLSQITTYDLLSVICHHGTAGSGHYIAYCQNVINGQWYEFDDQYVTEVHETVVQNAEAYVLFYRKSSEESVRERQKVVALANMKEPSLLQFYISREWLNKFNTFTEPGPISNHTFLCQHGGIPPNKYHYIDDLVVILPQNVWEYLYNSFGGGPAVNHLYVCAICQVEIEALVKRRKVEIDTFIRLNKEFQAEEAPTVILCISMQWFREWENFVKGKDNEPPGPIDNSKIGVMKGGHIQLKQRADYGQISEETWQYLLSIYGGGPETAVRQTVSAPALDTDSLHRERKIEAETRAL; encoded by the exons ATGAGTGACCTGGGGGACATTTGTCCCCACCTGGAATCCATAGGGGAGGTCACCAAGGAGGACCTTCTGCAGAAATCCAAG GGAACCTGCCAGTTATGTGTAGCAGGAGGACCCAACCTCTGGGCCTGTCTTCAG AGCGAGTGTCCATATGTTGGCTGTGGAGAATCCTTTTCAGATCACAGCACCCTACACGCTCAG ACTAAGAAACACAGCCTGACAGTAAACCTGACAACATTCAGGATCTGGTGctatgtgtgtgagagggaggtgtTTCTAGAGCAGAGGCCTGCAGTAGTATCTGCTATGTCTGCCACTCACACTCCCCACCACTGTAAAGCTATGGACAACCAG GATGCATTTCATCAACCAGTGAGTCACCACCGCCCGTTGAAGGCGGTGCCCATCGCGGTGGCAGAAGAAGAGGGGTCAGAGTCAGAGGAGGATGACCTCAAACCCAGAG GTCTGACAGGGATGAAGAATATCGGTAACTCCTGCTACATGAACGCAGCTCTTCAAGCCCTGTCCAACTG TCCTCCTCTCACTCAGTTCTTCCTGGACTGCAGTGGACTGGTGCGGACAGACAAGAAACCTGCGCTGTGCAAGAGCTACCAGAAACTAATCTCTGAGCTCTGGCACAAGAAACG gCCTAGTTACGTGGTCCCCACCAGTTTGTCCCAGGGAATCAAGCTGGTCAACCCTATGTTCCGTGGCTACGCCCAGCAGGTAGGGGCAAGCTCCCAGCAG GATACCCAGGAGTTTCTGCGCTGTCTGATGGACCAGCTCCACGAGGAGCTCAAGGAGCCATTGGCAGAGTTCGGCAGGGGGGGTGAGGGGGACGAGCGGAGGGACGGGAGCGACCGCTCCCCCGCCGAGGACGAGTTCCTCTCCTGCGACTCAGGTGCCAGCAGCGAccggggagaaggaggagggctgggggaggCGGGGCTGCTCATCCAGGACGAGTGCGGGGGGGCGAGGGTGGGAGGCACTGGGGGGCGATCAGGGACAGGAGGACCCATCTCGGAGAAAGAGAGGCTGAAGGAGAAGAGGGTTTTGGGCTCGCCCCTCCACGGAGGCTCCCAGGAGATGGACGAGGACGCAGATGTGGATACGGCGGCGGCCGAGAAGGGGGCTCTAGAGAGgggggcggaggaggaggaggggaccccccctagaccacagaGCCCCAGTCAGAGTCAAACACAGGGGCAGATGCAGAGCAGCAACACTCCAG AGCCAGACAACGAGGCATCGATGCAGCAGCGCCCCCAGTCTCGCCCCTGCAGCCCTGTCCGTACGGTCCAGGAGCTGCAACCAAAACTCTCCTCCAGCCCCCCTCGCTCTAGCACCCTCCGCTCTGCAGGGCCCACATACTCCTTCAAGAAAG CCCAGCTGATCCTGGGTGCCAAGAAGAAGAAACAGTCTCTCTACCGCAGTGTCATCTCAGACATATTTGACGGCTCCATCCTCAGCCTGGTCCAGTGTCTGACCTGCGACAGG GTTTCGACCACTGTGGAGACCTTCCAGGACCTGTCTCTGCCCATCCCAGGTAAGGAGGACCTTGCCAAGCTACACTCCTCCATCCACCAGAACATCCCAGCCAAGACCGGTGTCTCTCTGGACGTCTACGGCTCACAGGGCTGGATCACCTACATCATGGACTCCATACGCAG GTTTGTGGTGTCCTGTATCCCCAGCTGGTTTTGGGGCCCCATGGTAACGCTGGAGGACTGTCTCGCTGCCTTCTTTGCTGCTGATGAGCTCAAAG GGGACAACATGTACAGCTGTGAAAAGTGTAGAAA ATTGAGAAATGGTGTTAAATATTGCAAAGTACTTCAGCTACCTGAG ATTCTGTGCATTCACCTGAAGCGTTTTCGTCATGAGGTGATGTACTCCTTCAAGATCAACAGTCACGTGGCCTTCCCATTGGAGGGACTCGACCTCCGACCTTTCCTGGCCAAGGATAGCCTCTCCCAGATCACCACTTACGATCTGCTGTCCGTCATCTGTCACCATGGCACCGCAGGCA gtGGTCACTACATAGCGTACTGTCAGAACGTGATCAACGGTCAGTGGTATGAGTTTGATGACCAGTATGTAACAGAGGTCCATGAGACGGTGGTGCAGAATGCTGAGGCCTATGTGCTCTTCTACAG gaaGAGCAGTGAGGAGTCAGTGAGGGAGAGGCAGAAGGTTGTGGCTCTAGCCAACATGAAGGAGCCCAGCCTGCTGCAGTTCTACATCTCCAGAGAGTGGCTCAACAAGTTCAACACCTTCACTGAGCCAGGGCCCATCAGCAACCACACCTTTCTCTGCCAGCACGGAG GGATCCCACCCAACAAGTACCACTATATAGACGACCTGGTGGTGATCCTGCCGCAGAATGTATGGGAGTACCTGTACAACAG tttTGGAGGAGGCCCAGCAGTGAACCACCTGTACGTGTGTGCTATCTGCCAGGTGGAGATAGAGGCTCTCGTCAAACGCAGAAAGGTGGAAATAGACACCTTTATCAGG TTGAATAAAGAGTTCCAGGCGGAGGAGGCTCCTACAGTCATCTTGTGTATCAGCATGCAGTGGTTCAGGGAGTGGGAGAACTTCGTCAAGGGCAAAGACAACG
- the usp20 gene encoding ubiquitin carboxyl-terminal hydrolase 20 isoform X1 yields MSDLGDICPHLESIGEVTKEDLLQKSKGTCQLCVAGGPNLWACLQSECPYVGCGESFSDHSTLHAQTKKHSLTVNLTTFRIWCYVCEREVFLEQRPAVVSAMSATHTPHHCKAMDNQVRHRTKDAFHQPVSHHRPLKAVPIAVAEEEGSESEEDDLKPRGLTGMKNIGNSCYMNAALQALSNCPPLTQFFLDCSGLVRTDKKPALCKSYQKLISELWHKKRPSYVVPTSLSQGIKLVNPMFRGYAQQVGASSQQDTQEFLRCLMDQLHEELKEPLAEFGRGGEGDERRDGSDRSPAEDEFLSCDSGASSDRGEGGGLGEAGLLIQDECGGARVGGTGGRSGTGGPISEKERLKEKRVLGSPLHGGSQEMDEDADVDTAAAEKGALERGAEEEEGTPPRPQSPSQSQTQGQMQSSNTPEPDNEASMQQRPQSRPCSPVRTVQELQPKLSSSPPRSSTLRSAGPTYSFKKAQLILGAKKKKQSLYRSVISDIFDGSILSLVQCLTCDRVSTTVETFQDLSLPIPGKEDLAKLHSSIHQNIPAKTGVSLDVYGSQGWITYIMDSIRRFVVSCIPSWFWGPMVTLEDCLAAFFAADELKGDNMYSCEKCRKLRNGVKYCKVLQLPEILCIHLKRFRHEVMYSFKINSHVAFPLEGLDLRPFLAKDSLSQITTYDLLSVICHHGTAGSGHYIAYCQNVINGQWYEFDDQYVTEVHETVVQNAEAYVLFYRKSSEESVRERQKVVALANMKEPSLLQFYISREWLNKFNTFTEPGPISNHTFLCQHGGIPPNKYHYIDDLVVILPQNVWEYLYNSFGGGPAVNHLYVCAICQVEIEALVKRRKVEIDTFIRLNKEFQAEEAPTVILCISMQWFREWENFVKGKDNEPPGPIDNSKIGVMKGGHIQLKQRADYGQISEETWQYLLSIYGGGPETAVRQTVSAPALDTDSLHRERKIEAETRAL; encoded by the exons ATGAGTGACCTGGGGGACATTTGTCCCCACCTGGAATCCATAGGGGAGGTCACCAAGGAGGACCTTCTGCAGAAATCCAAG GGAACCTGCCAGTTATGTGTAGCAGGAGGACCCAACCTCTGGGCCTGTCTTCAG AGCGAGTGTCCATATGTTGGCTGTGGAGAATCCTTTTCAGATCACAGCACCCTACACGCTCAG ACTAAGAAACACAGCCTGACAGTAAACCTGACAACATTCAGGATCTGGTGctatgtgtgtgagagggaggtgtTTCTAGAGCAGAGGCCTGCAGTAGTATCTGCTATGTCTGCCACTCACACTCCCCACCACTGTAAAGCTATGGACAACCAGGTACGCCATCGCACAAAG GATGCATTTCATCAACCAGTGAGTCACCACCGCCCGTTGAAGGCGGTGCCCATCGCGGTGGCAGAAGAAGAGGGGTCAGAGTCAGAGGAGGATGACCTCAAACCCAGAG GTCTGACAGGGATGAAGAATATCGGTAACTCCTGCTACATGAACGCAGCTCTTCAAGCCCTGTCCAACTG TCCTCCTCTCACTCAGTTCTTCCTGGACTGCAGTGGACTGGTGCGGACAGACAAGAAACCTGCGCTGTGCAAGAGCTACCAGAAACTAATCTCTGAGCTCTGGCACAAGAAACG gCCTAGTTACGTGGTCCCCACCAGTTTGTCCCAGGGAATCAAGCTGGTCAACCCTATGTTCCGTGGCTACGCCCAGCAGGTAGGGGCAAGCTCCCAGCAG GATACCCAGGAGTTTCTGCGCTGTCTGATGGACCAGCTCCACGAGGAGCTCAAGGAGCCATTGGCAGAGTTCGGCAGGGGGGGTGAGGGGGACGAGCGGAGGGACGGGAGCGACCGCTCCCCCGCCGAGGACGAGTTCCTCTCCTGCGACTCAGGTGCCAGCAGCGAccggggagaaggaggagggctgggggaggCGGGGCTGCTCATCCAGGACGAGTGCGGGGGGGCGAGGGTGGGAGGCACTGGGGGGCGATCAGGGACAGGAGGACCCATCTCGGAGAAAGAGAGGCTGAAGGAGAAGAGGGTTTTGGGCTCGCCCCTCCACGGAGGCTCCCAGGAGATGGACGAGGACGCAGATGTGGATACGGCGGCGGCCGAGAAGGGGGCTCTAGAGAGgggggcggaggaggaggaggggaccccccctagaccacagaGCCCCAGTCAGAGTCAAACACAGGGGCAGATGCAGAGCAGCAACACTCCAG AGCCAGACAACGAGGCATCGATGCAGCAGCGCCCCCAGTCTCGCCCCTGCAGCCCTGTCCGTACGGTCCAGGAGCTGCAACCAAAACTCTCCTCCAGCCCCCCTCGCTCTAGCACCCTCCGCTCTGCAGGGCCCACATACTCCTTCAAGAAAG CCCAGCTGATCCTGGGTGCCAAGAAGAAGAAACAGTCTCTCTACCGCAGTGTCATCTCAGACATATTTGACGGCTCCATCCTCAGCCTGGTCCAGTGTCTGACCTGCGACAGG GTTTCGACCACTGTGGAGACCTTCCAGGACCTGTCTCTGCCCATCCCAGGTAAGGAGGACCTTGCCAAGCTACACTCCTCCATCCACCAGAACATCCCAGCCAAGACCGGTGTCTCTCTGGACGTCTACGGCTCACAGGGCTGGATCACCTACATCATGGACTCCATACGCAG GTTTGTGGTGTCCTGTATCCCCAGCTGGTTTTGGGGCCCCATGGTAACGCTGGAGGACTGTCTCGCTGCCTTCTTTGCTGCTGATGAGCTCAAAG GGGACAACATGTACAGCTGTGAAAAGTGTAGAAA ATTGAGAAATGGTGTTAAATATTGCAAAGTACTTCAGCTACCTGAG ATTCTGTGCATTCACCTGAAGCGTTTTCGTCATGAGGTGATGTACTCCTTCAAGATCAACAGTCACGTGGCCTTCCCATTGGAGGGACTCGACCTCCGACCTTTCCTGGCCAAGGATAGCCTCTCCCAGATCACCACTTACGATCTGCTGTCCGTCATCTGTCACCATGGCACCGCAGGCA gtGGTCACTACATAGCGTACTGTCAGAACGTGATCAACGGTCAGTGGTATGAGTTTGATGACCAGTATGTAACAGAGGTCCATGAGACGGTGGTGCAGAATGCTGAGGCCTATGTGCTCTTCTACAG gaaGAGCAGTGAGGAGTCAGTGAGGGAGAGGCAGAAGGTTGTGGCTCTAGCCAACATGAAGGAGCCCAGCCTGCTGCAGTTCTACATCTCCAGAGAGTGGCTCAACAAGTTCAACACCTTCACTGAGCCAGGGCCCATCAGCAACCACACCTTTCTCTGCCAGCACGGAG GGATCCCACCCAACAAGTACCACTATATAGACGACCTGGTGGTGATCCTGCCGCAGAATGTATGGGAGTACCTGTACAACAG tttTGGAGGAGGCCCAGCAGTGAACCACCTGTACGTGTGTGCTATCTGCCAGGTGGAGATAGAGGCTCTCGTCAAACGCAGAAAGGTGGAAATAGACACCTTTATCAGG TTGAATAAAGAGTTCCAGGCGGAGGAGGCTCCTACAGTCATCTTGTGTATCAGCATGCAGTGGTTCAGGGAGTGGGAGAACTTCGTCAAGGGCAAAGACAACG
- the usp20 gene encoding ubiquitin carboxyl-terminal hydrolase 20 isoform X3: MSDLGDICPHLESIGEVTKEDLLQKSKGTCQLCVAGGPNLWACLQSECPYVGCGESFSDHSTLHAQTKKHSLTVNLTTFRIWCYVCEREVFLEQRPAVVSAMSATHTPHHCKAMDNQVRHRTKDAFHQPVSHHRPLKAVPIAVAEEEGSESEEDDLKPRGLTGMKNIGNSCYMNAALQALSNCPPLTQFFLDCSGLVRTDKKPALCKSYQKLISELWHKKRPSYVVPTSLSQGIKLVNPMFRGYAQQDTQEFLRCLMDQLHEELKEPLAEFGRGGEGDERRDGSDRSPAEDEFLSCDSGASSDRGEGGGLGEAGLLIQDECGGARVGGTGGRSGTGGPISEKERLKEKRVLGSPLHGGSQEMDEDADVDTAAAEKGALERGAEEEEGTPPRPQSPSQSQTQGQMQSSNTPEPDNEASMQQRPQSRPCSPVRTVQELQPKLSSSPPRSSTLRSAGPTYSFKKAQLILGAKKKKQSLYRSVISDIFDGSILSLVQCLTCDRVSTTVETFQDLSLPIPGKEDLAKLHSSIHQNIPAKTGVSLDVYGSQGWITYIMDSIRRFVVSCIPSWFWGPMVTLEDCLAAFFAADELKGDNMYSCEKCRKLRNGVKYCKVLQLPEILCIHLKRFRHEVMYSFKINSHVAFPLEGLDLRPFLAKDSLSQITTYDLLSVICHHGTAGSGHYIAYCQNVINGQWYEFDDQYVTEVHETVVQNAEAYVLFYRKSSEESVRERQKVVALANMKEPSLLQFYISREWLNKFNTFTEPGPISNHTFLCQHGGIPPNKYHYIDDLVVILPQNVWEYLYNSFGGGPAVNHLYVCAICQVEIEALVKRRKVEIDTFIRLNKEFQAEEAPTVILCISMQWFREWENFVKGKDNEPPGPIDNSKIGVMKGGHIQLKQRADYGQISEETWQYLLSIYGGGPETAVRQTVSAPALDTDSLHRERKIEAETRAL, encoded by the exons ATGAGTGACCTGGGGGACATTTGTCCCCACCTGGAATCCATAGGGGAGGTCACCAAGGAGGACCTTCTGCAGAAATCCAAG GGAACCTGCCAGTTATGTGTAGCAGGAGGACCCAACCTCTGGGCCTGTCTTCAG AGCGAGTGTCCATATGTTGGCTGTGGAGAATCCTTTTCAGATCACAGCACCCTACACGCTCAG ACTAAGAAACACAGCCTGACAGTAAACCTGACAACATTCAGGATCTGGTGctatgtgtgtgagagggaggtgtTTCTAGAGCAGAGGCCTGCAGTAGTATCTGCTATGTCTGCCACTCACACTCCCCACCACTGTAAAGCTATGGACAACCAGGTACGCCATCGCACAAAG GATGCATTTCATCAACCAGTGAGTCACCACCGCCCGTTGAAGGCGGTGCCCATCGCGGTGGCAGAAGAAGAGGGGTCAGAGTCAGAGGAGGATGACCTCAAACCCAGAG GTCTGACAGGGATGAAGAATATCGGTAACTCCTGCTACATGAACGCAGCTCTTCAAGCCCTGTCCAACTG TCCTCCTCTCACTCAGTTCTTCCTGGACTGCAGTGGACTGGTGCGGACAGACAAGAAACCTGCGCTGTGCAAGAGCTACCAGAAACTAATCTCTGAGCTCTGGCACAAGAAACG gCCTAGTTACGTGGTCCCCACCAGTTTGTCCCAGGGAATCAAGCTGGTCAACCCTATGTTCCGTGGCTACGCCCAGCAG GATACCCAGGAGTTTCTGCGCTGTCTGATGGACCAGCTCCACGAGGAGCTCAAGGAGCCATTGGCAGAGTTCGGCAGGGGGGGTGAGGGGGACGAGCGGAGGGACGGGAGCGACCGCTCCCCCGCCGAGGACGAGTTCCTCTCCTGCGACTCAGGTGCCAGCAGCGAccggggagaaggaggagggctgggggaggCGGGGCTGCTCATCCAGGACGAGTGCGGGGGGGCGAGGGTGGGAGGCACTGGGGGGCGATCAGGGACAGGAGGACCCATCTCGGAGAAAGAGAGGCTGAAGGAGAAGAGGGTTTTGGGCTCGCCCCTCCACGGAGGCTCCCAGGAGATGGACGAGGACGCAGATGTGGATACGGCGGCGGCCGAGAAGGGGGCTCTAGAGAGgggggcggaggaggaggaggggaccccccctagaccacagaGCCCCAGTCAGAGTCAAACACAGGGGCAGATGCAGAGCAGCAACACTCCAG AGCCAGACAACGAGGCATCGATGCAGCAGCGCCCCCAGTCTCGCCCCTGCAGCCCTGTCCGTACGGTCCAGGAGCTGCAACCAAAACTCTCCTCCAGCCCCCCTCGCTCTAGCACCCTCCGCTCTGCAGGGCCCACATACTCCTTCAAGAAAG CCCAGCTGATCCTGGGTGCCAAGAAGAAGAAACAGTCTCTCTACCGCAGTGTCATCTCAGACATATTTGACGGCTCCATCCTCAGCCTGGTCCAGTGTCTGACCTGCGACAGG GTTTCGACCACTGTGGAGACCTTCCAGGACCTGTCTCTGCCCATCCCAGGTAAGGAGGACCTTGCCAAGCTACACTCCTCCATCCACCAGAACATCCCAGCCAAGACCGGTGTCTCTCTGGACGTCTACGGCTCACAGGGCTGGATCACCTACATCATGGACTCCATACGCAG GTTTGTGGTGTCCTGTATCCCCAGCTGGTTTTGGGGCCCCATGGTAACGCTGGAGGACTGTCTCGCTGCCTTCTTTGCTGCTGATGAGCTCAAAG GGGACAACATGTACAGCTGTGAAAAGTGTAGAAA ATTGAGAAATGGTGTTAAATATTGCAAAGTACTTCAGCTACCTGAG ATTCTGTGCATTCACCTGAAGCGTTTTCGTCATGAGGTGATGTACTCCTTCAAGATCAACAGTCACGTGGCCTTCCCATTGGAGGGACTCGACCTCCGACCTTTCCTGGCCAAGGATAGCCTCTCCCAGATCACCACTTACGATCTGCTGTCCGTCATCTGTCACCATGGCACCGCAGGCA gtGGTCACTACATAGCGTACTGTCAGAACGTGATCAACGGTCAGTGGTATGAGTTTGATGACCAGTATGTAACAGAGGTCCATGAGACGGTGGTGCAGAATGCTGAGGCCTATGTGCTCTTCTACAG gaaGAGCAGTGAGGAGTCAGTGAGGGAGAGGCAGAAGGTTGTGGCTCTAGCCAACATGAAGGAGCCCAGCCTGCTGCAGTTCTACATCTCCAGAGAGTGGCTCAACAAGTTCAACACCTTCACTGAGCCAGGGCCCATCAGCAACCACACCTTTCTCTGCCAGCACGGAG GGATCCCACCCAACAAGTACCACTATATAGACGACCTGGTGGTGATCCTGCCGCAGAATGTATGGGAGTACCTGTACAACAG tttTGGAGGAGGCCCAGCAGTGAACCACCTGTACGTGTGTGCTATCTGCCAGGTGGAGATAGAGGCTCTCGTCAAACGCAGAAAGGTGGAAATAGACACCTTTATCAGG TTGAATAAAGAGTTCCAGGCGGAGGAGGCTCCTACAGTCATCTTGTGTATCAGCATGCAGTGGTTCAGGGAGTGGGAGAACTTCGTCAAGGGCAAAGACAACG
- the usp20 gene encoding ubiquitin carboxyl-terminal hydrolase 20 isoform X4, producing the protein MSDLGDICPHLESIGEVTKEDLLQKSKGTCQLCVAGGPNLWACLQSECPYVGCGESFSDHSTLHAQTKKHSLTVNLTTFRIWCYVCEREVFLEQRPAVVSAMSATHTPHHCKAMDNQDAFHQPVSHHRPLKAVPIAVAEEEGSESEEDDLKPRGLTGMKNIGNSCYMNAALQALSNCPPLTQFFLDCSGLVRTDKKPALCKSYQKLISELWHKKRPSYVVPTSLSQGIKLVNPMFRGYAQQDTQEFLRCLMDQLHEELKEPLAEFGRGGEGDERRDGSDRSPAEDEFLSCDSGASSDRGEGGGLGEAGLLIQDECGGARVGGTGGRSGTGGPISEKERLKEKRVLGSPLHGGSQEMDEDADVDTAAAEKGALERGAEEEEGTPPRPQSPSQSQTQGQMQSSNTPEPDNEASMQQRPQSRPCSPVRTVQELQPKLSSSPPRSSTLRSAGPTYSFKKAQLILGAKKKKQSLYRSVISDIFDGSILSLVQCLTCDRVSTTVETFQDLSLPIPGKEDLAKLHSSIHQNIPAKTGVSLDVYGSQGWITYIMDSIRRFVVSCIPSWFWGPMVTLEDCLAAFFAADELKGDNMYSCEKCRKLRNGVKYCKVLQLPEILCIHLKRFRHEVMYSFKINSHVAFPLEGLDLRPFLAKDSLSQITTYDLLSVICHHGTAGSGHYIAYCQNVINGQWYEFDDQYVTEVHETVVQNAEAYVLFYRKSSEESVRERQKVVALANMKEPSLLQFYISREWLNKFNTFTEPGPISNHTFLCQHGGIPPNKYHYIDDLVVILPQNVWEYLYNSFGGGPAVNHLYVCAICQVEIEALVKRRKVEIDTFIRLNKEFQAEEAPTVILCISMQWFREWENFVKGKDNEPPGPIDNSKIGVMKGGHIQLKQRADYGQISEETWQYLLSIYGGGPETAVRQTVSAPALDTDSLHRERKIEAETRAL; encoded by the exons ATGAGTGACCTGGGGGACATTTGTCCCCACCTGGAATCCATAGGGGAGGTCACCAAGGAGGACCTTCTGCAGAAATCCAAG GGAACCTGCCAGTTATGTGTAGCAGGAGGACCCAACCTCTGGGCCTGTCTTCAG AGCGAGTGTCCATATGTTGGCTGTGGAGAATCCTTTTCAGATCACAGCACCCTACACGCTCAG ACTAAGAAACACAGCCTGACAGTAAACCTGACAACATTCAGGATCTGGTGctatgtgtgtgagagggaggtgtTTCTAGAGCAGAGGCCTGCAGTAGTATCTGCTATGTCTGCCACTCACACTCCCCACCACTGTAAAGCTATGGACAACCAG GATGCATTTCATCAACCAGTGAGTCACCACCGCCCGTTGAAGGCGGTGCCCATCGCGGTGGCAGAAGAAGAGGGGTCAGAGTCAGAGGAGGATGACCTCAAACCCAGAG GTCTGACAGGGATGAAGAATATCGGTAACTCCTGCTACATGAACGCAGCTCTTCAAGCCCTGTCCAACTG TCCTCCTCTCACTCAGTTCTTCCTGGACTGCAGTGGACTGGTGCGGACAGACAAGAAACCTGCGCTGTGCAAGAGCTACCAGAAACTAATCTCTGAGCTCTGGCACAAGAAACG gCCTAGTTACGTGGTCCCCACCAGTTTGTCCCAGGGAATCAAGCTGGTCAACCCTATGTTCCGTGGCTACGCCCAGCAG GATACCCAGGAGTTTCTGCGCTGTCTGATGGACCAGCTCCACGAGGAGCTCAAGGAGCCATTGGCAGAGTTCGGCAGGGGGGGTGAGGGGGACGAGCGGAGGGACGGGAGCGACCGCTCCCCCGCCGAGGACGAGTTCCTCTCCTGCGACTCAGGTGCCAGCAGCGAccggggagaaggaggagggctgggggaggCGGGGCTGCTCATCCAGGACGAGTGCGGGGGGGCGAGGGTGGGAGGCACTGGGGGGCGATCAGGGACAGGAGGACCCATCTCGGAGAAAGAGAGGCTGAAGGAGAAGAGGGTTTTGGGCTCGCCCCTCCACGGAGGCTCCCAGGAGATGGACGAGGACGCAGATGTGGATACGGCGGCGGCCGAGAAGGGGGCTCTAGAGAGgggggcggaggaggaggaggggaccccccctagaccacagaGCCCCAGTCAGAGTCAAACACAGGGGCAGATGCAGAGCAGCAACACTCCAG AGCCAGACAACGAGGCATCGATGCAGCAGCGCCCCCAGTCTCGCCCCTGCAGCCCTGTCCGTACGGTCCAGGAGCTGCAACCAAAACTCTCCTCCAGCCCCCCTCGCTCTAGCACCCTCCGCTCTGCAGGGCCCACATACTCCTTCAAGAAAG CCCAGCTGATCCTGGGTGCCAAGAAGAAGAAACAGTCTCTCTACCGCAGTGTCATCTCAGACATATTTGACGGCTCCATCCTCAGCCTGGTCCAGTGTCTGACCTGCGACAGG GTTTCGACCACTGTGGAGACCTTCCAGGACCTGTCTCTGCCCATCCCAGGTAAGGAGGACCTTGCCAAGCTACACTCCTCCATCCACCAGAACATCCCAGCCAAGACCGGTGTCTCTCTGGACGTCTACGGCTCACAGGGCTGGATCACCTACATCATGGACTCCATACGCAG GTTTGTGGTGTCCTGTATCCCCAGCTGGTTTTGGGGCCCCATGGTAACGCTGGAGGACTGTCTCGCTGCCTTCTTTGCTGCTGATGAGCTCAAAG GGGACAACATGTACAGCTGTGAAAAGTGTAGAAA ATTGAGAAATGGTGTTAAATATTGCAAAGTACTTCAGCTACCTGAG ATTCTGTGCATTCACCTGAAGCGTTTTCGTCATGAGGTGATGTACTCCTTCAAGATCAACAGTCACGTGGCCTTCCCATTGGAGGGACTCGACCTCCGACCTTTCCTGGCCAAGGATAGCCTCTCCCAGATCACCACTTACGATCTGCTGTCCGTCATCTGTCACCATGGCACCGCAGGCA gtGGTCACTACATAGCGTACTGTCAGAACGTGATCAACGGTCAGTGGTATGAGTTTGATGACCAGTATGTAACAGAGGTCCATGAGACGGTGGTGCAGAATGCTGAGGCCTATGTGCTCTTCTACAG gaaGAGCAGTGAGGAGTCAGTGAGGGAGAGGCAGAAGGTTGTGGCTCTAGCCAACATGAAGGAGCCCAGCCTGCTGCAGTTCTACATCTCCAGAGAGTGGCTCAACAAGTTCAACACCTTCACTGAGCCAGGGCCCATCAGCAACCACACCTTTCTCTGCCAGCACGGAG GGATCCCACCCAACAAGTACCACTATATAGACGACCTGGTGGTGATCCTGCCGCAGAATGTATGGGAGTACCTGTACAACAG tttTGGAGGAGGCCCAGCAGTGAACCACCTGTACGTGTGTGCTATCTGCCAGGTGGAGATAGAGGCTCTCGTCAAACGCAGAAAGGTGGAAATAGACACCTTTATCAGG TTGAATAAAGAGTTCCAGGCGGAGGAGGCTCCTACAGTCATCTTGTGTATCAGCATGCAGTGGTTCAGGGAGTGGGAGAACTTCGTCAAGGGCAAAGACAACG